From the genome of Mycobacterium dioxanotrophicus, one region includes:
- a CDS encoding class I SAM-dependent methyltransferase has protein sequence MTLSAHDRGAHRPGSCEVQCQAQILELDAELLSRHTASLTAWLSLKASPRHVLDLGCGTGTGTFALLARFPEAHVTAVDSSVSHLHRVREKACEAGVADRVSIVQADLNATWPNLGEPDLVWASAALHHMADPDDTLRRVHDTAAPGGLFVVVEPVGLPRFLPDDAPVGRPGLEQRCHTAIDRRNAVQLPHRGADWGPRLTAAGFTIEGQRMITVNAEQSHFEAVGRYAQLSLRSMRRAAADALSADDLIAMDQLLDIDGPLSILGRNDLAVRTQRAVWVARRT, from the coding sequence ATGACGTTATCCGCCCACGACCGCGGCGCACACCGCCCAGGTAGTTGTGAAGTTCAGTGCCAAGCGCAGATCCTCGAACTCGACGCCGAACTACTCTCCCGGCACACTGCATCCCTCACCGCCTGGCTGTCCCTCAAAGCGAGCCCCCGCCATGTCCTGGATTTAGGCTGCGGCACCGGCACGGGCACCTTCGCCCTGCTCGCACGCTTCCCCGAGGCGCACGTCACCGCCGTAGACTCCTCGGTCAGTCACCTGCACCGCGTGCGAGAAAAAGCCTGCGAGGCTGGAGTGGCCGACCGTGTGAGTATCGTCCAGGCGGATCTCAACGCGACATGGCCGAATCTCGGCGAGCCTGACTTGGTGTGGGCGTCGGCCGCCCTGCACCACATGGCCGATCCCGACGACACGTTGCGCCGGGTTCATGACACTGCCGCTCCCGGCGGACTCTTCGTCGTTGTCGAACCTGTCGGCCTCCCCCGGTTTCTGCCCGACGATGCCCCCGTGGGTCGACCCGGACTGGAGCAACGCTGCCACACCGCGATTGACCGCCGCAACGCCGTCCAATTACCCCACCGAGGCGCCGACTGGGGACCGAGGCTCACCGCTGCCGGATTCACCATCGAAGGGCAACGCATGATCACCGTCAACGCCGAGCAATCGCACTTCGAGGCAGTCGGCCGCTATGCACAGCTCAGTCTCCGCAGCATGCGCAGGGCCGCAGCCGACGCACTCTCGGCCGATGACCTCATTGCGATGGATCAGCTGCTCGACATCGACGGCCCGCTAAG
- a CDS encoding helix-turn-helix domain-containing protein, translated as MLMLMTQESGDLDSLVRKRIRALRVAQGWSLDELATRARISPSSLSRIETGSRRLALDQLVTLARALDTSLDHLVETETDDVISHPTIDAAHGIMRWPIKANAGMTVMRARMTNPPPENPARMRAHPGQEWLVVLSGTAVLMLGHRRLRVETNEAAEFPTMLPHAIGAEGGPCEILGIFDRDARRAHQSDKEMSAEKN; from the coding sequence ATGCTCATGCTTATGACGCAAGAAAGTGGGGATCTGGACAGCCTGGTGCGCAAGCGCATCCGGGCGCTGCGTGTTGCACAGGGTTGGTCCTTGGACGAGTTGGCCACCAGAGCGCGAATTAGTCCGTCGTCGCTTAGTCGCATCGAGACCGGCTCACGGCGCCTCGCCTTGGATCAACTCGTCACGCTCGCTCGAGCATTGGACACTTCCCTGGACCATCTGGTCGAAACCGAGACCGACGACGTCATCTCCCACCCGACAATCGATGCGGCCCACGGGATTATGCGGTGGCCGATCAAGGCGAATGCGGGCATGACCGTGATGCGCGCGCGCATGACGAACCCGCCCCCGGAGAATCCCGCACGCATGCGTGCCCACCCGGGGCAAGAGTGGCTCGTCGTCTTGTCCGGCACCGCGGTGCTGATGCTGGGCCATCGTCGCCTGCGGGTCGAGACCAACGAGGCCGCCGAATTCCCGACCATGCTGCCGCACGCGATCGGCGCCGAGGGTGGACCGTGCGAAATCTTGGGCATCTTCGACCGCGACGCCCGCCGGGCGCACCAATCCGACAAGGAGATGAGCGCAGAGAAAAATTAG
- a CDS encoding flavin-containing monooxygenase yields the protein MTRSFHVGRPFNTPTADIAAALEEVSIPTLLLSLVHLTGDPRYIRDFKQAGLFLNEVQGFMSEEDKARARAEALPVIVDYRDRGCPVPEPLPDELVREMLDWAACEPVDADNLPLVLEELDLQGTDPRRPATLDPQQAKDFHVIVIGCGESGVLAGVRLKQAGLRFTIVEKNAGPGGTWWENRYPGARVDVANHFYCYSFEPSNHWDHFFAEQPELRRYFESVVERHELRPRIRWNTEVLSAAWDGDVWNLTVRSADGTETVKANAVITAVGQLNRPRIPEFPGAATFDGPSFHSAAWDHNVDITGKRVALIGAGASGFQIAPAIADKVAHLTVFQRTAQWMFPNPMYHEPVSDGVRWAMEHLPYYGRWYRFLLMWPGADKGLDAARVDPDYADQSNAVSDINAIARVMFTDWITTQVGDDPDLLAKVLPDYPATGKRTLQDNGSWLSTLKRDNVELVRTPIEKITPSGVVTTDGTTHDADIIVYATGFRATDVLFPITVTGRDGIVLHEIWGQRPYAYRGITVPGFPNFFMTYGPGTHLAHGGSLILNSELQMHYIDQCLAHLVNAGVRTMEPLPEPTRAWHERSQQAIRRTVWAHPSIKHSYFKNADGEIHTVSPWRLSEYRCAIDKPVWSDFRFEEA from the coding sequence GTGACGCGAAGCTTCCATGTCGGCCGGCCCTTCAACACCCCAACGGCCGACATCGCTGCAGCACTCGAAGAGGTCAGCATTCCGACACTGCTGCTGTCGCTGGTGCACCTCACGGGCGACCCGCGCTACATCCGAGACTTCAAACAGGCCGGCCTGTTCCTCAATGAAGTCCAGGGCTTCATGAGCGAGGAGGACAAGGCCCGGGCGCGTGCCGAAGCACTGCCGGTGATCGTCGACTACCGCGACCGCGGCTGCCCGGTCCCCGAACCGCTTCCCGACGAACTGGTCCGGGAAATGCTCGACTGGGCGGCCTGCGAGCCGGTAGATGCCGACAACCTGCCGCTGGTCCTCGAAGAACTCGACCTGCAGGGCACCGACCCCCGCCGACCCGCCACCTTGGATCCGCAGCAAGCCAAGGACTTTCACGTCATCGTCATCGGTTGTGGAGAATCGGGGGTGCTGGCCGGGGTGCGGCTCAAACAGGCGGGCCTGCGGTTCACCATCGTGGAGAAGAACGCCGGCCCGGGTGGAACCTGGTGGGAGAACAGATATCCGGGCGCCCGAGTGGATGTCGCGAACCACTTCTACTGCTACAGCTTCGAACCCAGCAACCACTGGGATCACTTCTTCGCCGAGCAGCCGGAGCTGCGCCGGTACTTCGAAAGCGTGGTGGAGCGCCATGAGCTGCGGCCGCGTATCCGGTGGAACACCGAAGTGCTGTCCGCAGCATGGGACGGCGACGTGTGGAACCTCACCGTGCGCTCTGCTGACGGCACCGAGACGGTGAAAGCGAACGCGGTCATCACCGCGGTCGGCCAGCTGAACCGGCCCCGAATACCGGAGTTCCCCGGCGCCGCAACGTTTGACGGCCCATCGTTTCACTCCGCGGCGTGGGATCACAACGTCGACATCACCGGCAAACGGGTCGCGCTGATCGGAGCCGGCGCCAGCGGCTTCCAGATCGCTCCCGCGATCGCTGACAAGGTCGCTCATCTCACGGTGTTCCAGCGCACCGCGCAATGGATGTTCCCCAACCCGATGTACCACGAACCGGTGAGCGACGGCGTCCGCTGGGCCATGGAACACCTGCCGTATTACGGCCGCTGGTACCGCTTCCTGCTGATGTGGCCCGGGGCGGACAAGGGCCTCGACGCCGCGCGGGTCGACCCGGACTATGCCGACCAGTCCAACGCCGTCAGCGACATCAACGCCATCGCCCGGGTGATGTTCACCGACTGGATCACCACCCAGGTCGGGGATGACCCCGACCTGCTGGCCAAGGTGTTGCCCGACTATCCGGCCACCGGCAAGCGCACCCTGCAGGACAACGGCAGCTGGCTGAGCACGCTCAAGCGCGACAACGTCGAGCTGGTGCGCACCCCGATCGAGAAGATCACGCCGAGCGGGGTCGTCACCACAGACGGAACGACACATGACGCCGATATCATCGTGTACGCCACCGGGTTTCGGGCCACGGATGTGCTGTTTCCGATCACCGTCACCGGCCGCGACGGCATCGTTCTGCACGAGATCTGGGGGCAGCGTCCCTATGCCTACCGCGGTATCACCGTCCCCGGCTTCCCCAACTTCTTCATGACGTACGGCCCGGGTACGCATCTCGCGCACGGCGGCAGCCTGATTCTCAACTCGGAACTGCAGATGCATTACATCGACCAATGCCTGGCGCACCTGGTCAACGCGGGCGTGCGGACCATGGAGCCGCTCCCCGAGCCCACCCGTGCCTGGCACGAGCGGTCGCAGCAAGCCATCCGGCGGACCGTGTGGGCGCATCCGTCGATCAAGCACTCGTATTTCAAGAACGCCGACGGCGAGATCCACACGGTGAGCCCCTGGCGGCTCAGCGAATACCGTTGCGCCATCGACAAACCCGTGTGGTCGGACTTCAGATTTGAGGAGGCGTGA
- a CDS encoding alcohol dehydrogenase catalytic domain-containing protein, whose amino-acid sequence MRAVVVDSSGQVSVTTRPDPVLPGPDGAVVKVDAASICGSDLHFLEGHYPIFEPVGIGHEAVGTIVELGSDVTTFAVGDRVLVSSVAGCGHCAGCATLDPIRCVHGPQIFGSGVLGGAQADFLAVPAAQFQLLALPEGISTEQALLLTDNLATGWAAAKRADIPIGGTVAVIGLGAVGMCAVRSALTLGAARVFAVDPVQARRERAESWGATGVTPPSAQPVREATGGLGADAVIDAVGSDASINDAIESVRTGGTVSIVGVHDLQPYPMPALACLIRSLTLRLTTAPVQQTWPELVPLLQAGRLDVDGIFTTSFPLDAAADGYAAAFARSGEHLKIRLDP is encoded by the coding sequence ATGCGCGCAGTTGTCGTCGACAGCTCCGGTCAGGTCAGTGTCACCACCCGACCCGATCCGGTGCTGCCCGGCCCCGACGGTGCTGTCGTCAAGGTGGACGCCGCCTCGATCTGCGGCTCCGACCTGCACTTCCTGGAGGGCCACTACCCGATCTTCGAACCGGTCGGCATCGGGCACGAGGCCGTGGGAACGATCGTCGAACTGGGTTCAGACGTCACGACTTTCGCCGTCGGCGACCGGGTACTGGTGTCCTCGGTGGCCGGCTGCGGCCACTGCGCGGGATGCGCCACGCTCGATCCCATCCGGTGCGTCCACGGCCCGCAGATCTTCGGCAGCGGCGTCCTCGGCGGCGCGCAGGCCGATTTTCTCGCGGTGCCCGCCGCGCAGTTCCAGCTCCTCGCCTTGCCCGAGGGCATCAGCACCGAGCAGGCCCTGCTGCTCACCGATAATCTGGCCACCGGCTGGGCCGCTGCCAAACGCGCCGACATCCCCATTGGCGGTACCGTCGCGGTGATCGGTCTGGGCGCGGTCGGCATGTGCGCCGTGCGTAGCGCGCTAACCCTGGGGGCGGCAAGGGTTTTCGCCGTCGACCCGGTGCAGGCGCGGCGCGAGCGCGCGGAATCGTGGGGTGCGACCGGGGTGACACCGCCGTCGGCGCAACCCGTGCGGGAAGCCACCGGCGGTCTCGGCGCCGATGCGGTGATCGACGCCGTCGGCTCCGACGCCTCGATCAACGATGCGATCGAGTCGGTGCGCACCGGTGGCACGGTCTCGATCGTCGGCGTGCATGATCTGCAGCCGTATCCGATGCCGGCGCTGGCCTGCCTGATTCGTAGCCTCACCCTCCGACTGACCACCGCACCCGTGCAACAGACCTGGCCTGAGCTGGTGCCGCTGCTGCAGGCCGGCCGTCTCGACGTGGACGGCATCTTCACCACATCCTTCCCGCTGGACGCGGCGGCCGACGGCTACGCGGCAGCGTTCGCCCGCTCCGGCGAGCACCTGAAGATCCGGCTCGACCCGTAA
- a CDS encoding MFS transporter — protein MRQGPLAGRYPAVAAMVTLALIPYLALSAAMDPLVPIISAQLHMSAQAMSLSSGLGNAAYAVGTVLAVQFAQHLPQRRMMLVYAVLLVVGSVTAAAAQNGGMFICGHVLQGLATSMLLIAAAPPLTIGFPRENLRHTAVIMNMCVFGAVALGPFIGGVQAESHAWRPLFWIIAAIALVALVMAALTFEDAPPADLDAPRDMTAIGLASVGCAAAFVGASQLTSHGFGDLAVSAPMLGGLALIVVLIVYQFRARRPLLTIRTMLTSSIPVAGVGVALFAAAASVAATALTAEVFLQTFSPVQVGLIYLPELGGAVVMAFVFGFVISRKAMHYLPLVGMALLAAGILLFRMALPANQPLALVASALTGLALGATVAPALFVAGFSLQSNSLQRVFAIIELLRAVAAFMVAPIFAYFAASASGGLTQGTDDALWIGFWLAVGGAAFGVVVYVLSGARPQTPDLDRFLDGESPAWYSPPLLARIRRGVPSPVVTERAAASVPEHQGASESGGPVLIAYDGSERAACAIRQAAAQLSTLRDAVVVCVWQPVDVGFIPTGAGHFDADQATEVRRAAEQTAAHGARLAETAGFTARGAAIEAAPTWKGIIEAADRHHASLIVVGPHRRSGWLGHLEGSVAASVVAHSPTPVLVVPEQTGAWLSPELERSRA, from the coding sequence ATGCGTCAGGGTCCGCTGGCGGGGCGCTATCCCGCGGTGGCCGCGATGGTCACCCTGGCACTGATCCCCTATCTGGCGTTGTCAGCGGCGATGGATCCGCTGGTGCCGATCATTTCCGCGCAACTGCACATGTCGGCGCAGGCCATGAGCCTGAGTTCGGGCCTGGGTAACGCCGCGTACGCCGTCGGAACGGTCTTGGCGGTCCAGTTCGCCCAGCACCTGCCCCAGCGCCGAATGATGCTCGTGTATGCGGTGCTGCTTGTCGTGGGTTCGGTGACGGCCGCGGCGGCGCAGAACGGCGGCATGTTCATCTGCGGGCACGTATTGCAAGGTCTGGCCACCAGCATGCTGCTGATCGCCGCTGCGCCCCCGCTGACCATCGGGTTCCCGAGGGAGAACCTCCGGCATACCGCGGTGATCATGAACATGTGCGTGTTCGGGGCGGTGGCGCTCGGCCCGTTCATCGGCGGCGTCCAGGCCGAATCCCACGCCTGGCGGCCACTGTTCTGGATCATCGCCGCGATCGCCCTGGTGGCTCTGGTGATGGCCGCCTTGACGTTCGAAGACGCGCCACCGGCGGACCTCGATGCGCCGCGCGACATGACGGCGATCGGTCTGGCCTCGGTCGGCTGTGCCGCAGCCTTCGTCGGCGCGTCGCAACTGACCAGCCATGGTTTCGGCGACTTGGCGGTGAGCGCACCGATGCTGGGCGGGCTGGCGCTGATCGTGGTCTTGATCGTCTATCAGTTCCGGGCCCGCCGGCCATTGCTGACGATCCGGACGATGCTCACCAGTTCGATCCCGGTCGCGGGCGTCGGAGTCGCACTGTTCGCCGCAGCCGCATCGGTGGCGGCCACCGCGCTGACCGCCGAGGTCTTCCTCCAGACGTTCAGCCCGGTGCAGGTCGGGCTGATCTATCTGCCCGAACTGGGCGGAGCCGTCGTCATGGCTTTTGTGTTCGGATTCGTCATCTCGCGCAAGGCGATGCACTACCTGCCGCTGGTGGGCATGGCCTTGCTCGCCGCCGGGATCTTGCTGTTCCGGATGGCGCTGCCCGCCAATCAGCCGCTGGCGCTGGTCGCGTCGGCATTGACCGGGCTCGCGTTGGGCGCCACCGTTGCCCCGGCATTGTTTGTCGCAGGCTTCTCGTTGCAGTCCAACAGCCTGCAACGCGTGTTCGCGATCATCGAATTGTTGCGTGCTGTAGCCGCTTTCATGGTCGCCCCGATCTTCGCGTATTTCGCAGCGTCGGCCTCGGGCGGTTTGACCCAAGGGACCGACGACGCACTGTGGATCGGATTCTGGCTCGCCGTCGGTGGTGCGGCCTTCGGGGTTGTCGTCTACGTGCTCAGCGGAGCCCGGCCCCAGACCCCGGACCTGGACAGGTTCCTCGACGGCGAGTCTCCGGCCTGGTATTCGCCGCCGCTTCTCGCCCGGATCCGTCGCGGCGTGCCTTCGCCCGTCGTTACCGAACGTGCGGCCGCGTCAGTGCCCGAGCACCAGGGCGCGTCGGAATCGGGGGGTCCGGTGCTGATCGCTTACGACGGCTCAGAGCGCGCGGCATGTGCGATCCGGCAAGCCGCAGCCCAGCTGTCGACTCTGCGCGATGCGGTGGTCGTCTGCGTCTGGCAGCCCGTCGATGTCGGATTCATCCCCACGGGGGCCGGGCATTTCGACGCCGATCAGGCCACCGAGGTGCGACGCGCCGCCGAGCAGACAGCCGCCCACGGAGCGCGGCTGGCCGAGACGGCCGGATTCACAGCACGCGGCGCGGCGATCGAAGCGGCGCCGACGTGGAAAGGCATCATCGAGGCGGCCGACCGGCACCACGCCAGCCTGATCGTGGTCGGCCCGCACCGGCGCAGCGGATGGCTGGGACATCTGGAGGGCAGCGTCGCGGCCTCGGTTGTCGCACATTCCCCCACACCCGTGTTGGTCGTCCCCGAACAGACCGGCGCCTGGCTCAGTCCCGAACTCGAGCGCAGCCGCGCCTAG
- a CDS encoding MarR family winged helix-turn-helix transcriptional regulator: MRKDTPQLSDFLCFAIYSANLAYGKAYKPILEKLGVTYTQYIAIVALWEQDRQTVGSLGEKLFLESNTLTPILKKLESMGYLTRERDPDDERQVVVSLTDAGRKLRQQGLEMDLVAATGLEPEEFRAMQRGVVKLRDNLRKHAQDNT, from the coding sequence GTGAGGAAAGACACTCCGCAGCTCTCCGACTTCCTGTGCTTTGCGATCTACTCGGCCAATCTGGCCTACGGCAAGGCTTACAAGCCGATCCTGGAGAAGCTCGGCGTCACCTACACCCAGTACATCGCGATCGTTGCCCTGTGGGAGCAGGACCGTCAGACCGTCGGCAGCCTCGGTGAGAAGCTGTTTCTCGAATCCAACACACTGACGCCGATCCTCAAGAAGCTCGAATCGATGGGATACCTGACCCGCGAACGTGATCCCGACGACGAACGGCAGGTGGTCGTGAGCCTCACCGATGCCGGCCGCAAGCTTCGTCAGCAAGGGCTGGAGATGGATCTGGTCGCGGCCACCGGGTTGGAGCCCGAGGAGTTCCGCGCCATGCAGCGTGGCGTCGTCAAACTCCGGGACAACCTGCGCAAGCACGCGCAGGACAACACCTAG
- a CDS encoding organic hydroperoxide resistance protein, whose translation MTAQTANVVYTAKTHTTGGRQGESYSSDGNLDIQLTPPGGNGAGTNPEQLFAAGWSACYLSAMGLVAGQHKVKLPADTAVDAEVDLLNSDGGFSLQARLNVSVPGIDRELAQTIADEAHQVCPYSKATRGNIDVTITVV comes from the coding sequence ATGACCGCACAGACCGCCAACGTTGTCTACACTGCCAAGACCCACACCACCGGCGGACGCCAGGGCGAGTCCTACAGCTCGGACGGCAACCTCGACATCCAGCTGACCCCTCCGGGTGGCAACGGTGCGGGCACCAATCCCGAGCAGCTCTTTGCCGCAGGGTGGTCGGCCTGCTACCTGAGCGCCATGGGTCTGGTCGCCGGTCAGCACAAGGTCAAGTTGCCCGCCGACACCGCGGTGGACGCTGAGGTCGACCTGCTCAATTCCGACGGCGGGTTCTCCCTGCAGGCGCGGCTCAATGTGAGTGTTCCCGGGATCGATCGTGAGCTCGCCCAAACCATCGCCGACGAGGCACACCAGGTCTGCCCCTATTCGAAGGCCACCCGGGGCAACATCGACGTCACCATCACCGTCGTTTGA
- a CDS encoding APC family permease gives MPSLVLFGLVYMVPLTVFTTYGIVTQTTGGRVPLAYVVTLAAMVFTARSYARMSSAYPVAGSAYTYAQKTFGAPIGFLGGWSLLLDYLFLPMINYLVIGIYMEQALPAVPAWVWVVVSIAVVTVLNIIGIVSVNRTNFVIIAAQTIFIVVFVVLSTVAVTKAGSIDLAAPFRGDGTAPGAGPIFAGAAVLCLSFLGFDAVSTLAEEAKDPKRSVPRAIMIATLVSGVIFIVLSYLSQLVFPSNQFADVDSGALDVVSAAGGKFLVVFFTSAYVAGALGSALTSQASVARILYAMGRDGILPQPVFGRLSHKYLTPMYAILVVSAVSLLAVVIKLETLASLISFGALVAFSAVNLSVIKHYFRDQGERSGGAVINNLVLPLIGFGLTVWLWTSLSATALIIGLCWLAVGFVWLLGVTRGFTRPTPVMDMKE, from the coding sequence TTGCCGTCGCTGGTGTTGTTCGGCCTGGTGTACATGGTGCCGCTGACGGTGTTCACCACCTATGGCATCGTCACGCAGACCACCGGTGGCCGCGTCCCGCTGGCGTACGTGGTCACGCTCGCGGCCATGGTGTTCACCGCCCGGTCGTACGCCAGGATGTCCTCGGCGTACCCGGTGGCCGGTTCGGCATATACCTACGCGCAGAAGACTTTCGGTGCCCCCATCGGCTTCCTCGGTGGCTGGTCTCTGCTGCTCGACTACCTGTTCCTGCCGATGATCAATTATCTGGTGATCGGCATCTACATGGAGCAGGCCCTGCCCGCCGTTCCCGCGTGGGTGTGGGTGGTGGTCTCGATCGCTGTGGTGACCGTGCTCAACATCATCGGCATCGTCTCGGTCAACCGGACCAACTTCGTCATTATCGCCGCCCAGACCATCTTCATCGTCGTCTTCGTGGTGCTGTCGACGGTGGCGGTGACCAAGGCCGGCTCGATCGATCTGGCGGCGCCGTTCCGTGGTGACGGCACCGCGCCCGGTGCCGGTCCGATATTCGCCGGTGCTGCGGTGCTGTGCCTGTCGTTCCTTGGTTTCGATGCGGTGTCGACCCTCGCGGAGGAGGCCAAGGATCCGAAACGGTCTGTGCCACGGGCGATCATGATCGCGACGCTGGTCTCGGGCGTGATCTTCATCGTGCTGTCATATCTGTCGCAGCTGGTGTTCCCGTCGAACCAGTTCGCCGACGTCGACTCCGGCGCACTGGACGTGGTGTCGGCCGCCGGCGGCAAGTTCCTCGTGGTGTTCTTCACCTCGGCCTATGTAGCGGGAGCGCTCGGCTCGGCGCTGACATCGCAGGCGTCGGTGGCCCGCATCCTCTACGCGATGGGCCGCGACGGCATCCTGCCGCAGCCGGTGTTCGGCAGGCTGTCGCACAAATACCTGACCCCGATGTACGCGATCCTGGTGGTGTCGGCGGTGTCGCTGCTGGCCGTCGTGATCAAGCTGGAGACACTCGCGTCGCTGATCAGTTTTGGTGCGCTGGTGGCCTTTTCGGCGGTCAACCTGTCGGTGATCAAGCATTACTTCCGCGATCAGGGCGAGCGCAGCGGCGGCGCGGTGATCAACAATCTGGTGCTGCCTCTCATCGGTTTCGGGTTGACGGTGTGGCTGTGGACGAGCCTGTCCGCGACCGCCCTGATCATCGGGCTGTGCTGGCTGGCCGTCGGTTTCGTTTGGTTGCTAGGAGTGACCCGGGGCTTCACCCGGCCCACGCCCGTGATGGACATGAAGGAGTAG
- a CDS encoding amidohydrolase: MTTTDALLVSDGVVQAVGDRAREHAADEQIDLEGGFLMPSFGDGHAHPLYGGLESAGPAVRPCSSVDEIVAAVKAYAAAHPEQEWIVGASYDGSLASGGLFDARWLDAAVADRPVVLRAWDYHTMWVNSVALQRAGITADTPEPVLGEIPRRDDGSPLGTLREWGATDLVAAVMPVRDEAVRVAALGTAADYYLARGVTWVQDAWVEPADVDTYLAAAIQGALRMRFNLAFYADPRYFDSQVTHYADAMARVRAAGSPLLTAQTVKFFADGVVENETGALLEPYCSGLHNHGMQLWEGDSLAEAARRVDDLGLQIHIHAIGDAAVRQALDAVEYVVRHNGPRDRRPVIAHAQLVDDADIGRFAELGVIPNMQPLWAQMDALMTVLTIPRLGQKRSDQQYRMRTLENSGAALAFGSDWPVSSGAPLDGIAIAVSRRTAAGEPAGGWTPEEILPLEPALASYTAAVAYQAFAEEDWGRIAPGASADLVWLERDPRTVSPLDLPAVGVRATYLQGRPVYSAAK; the protein is encoded by the coding sequence ATGACGACGACCGATGCGCTGCTGGTTTCCGACGGTGTGGTGCAGGCGGTCGGGGACCGGGCGCGGGAACACGCCGCCGACGAGCAGATCGACCTGGAGGGCGGCTTTCTGATGCCGTCGTTCGGTGACGGCCATGCTCATCCGCTGTACGGAGGTCTGGAATCAGCGGGGCCTGCGGTGCGGCCGTGCTCGTCGGTCGATGAGATCGTGGCGGCGGTAAAGGCTTATGCCGCAGCCCATCCCGAGCAGGAATGGATCGTCGGTGCGTCGTATGACGGCAGTCTGGCCTCGGGTGGCCTGTTCGACGCGCGCTGGCTCGACGCTGCCGTAGCTGATCGACCGGTGGTGTTGCGGGCGTGGGACTACCACACCATGTGGGTCAATTCGGTGGCACTGCAGCGGGCCGGCATCACCGCCGACACCCCGGAGCCGGTGCTTGGCGAGATCCCGCGCCGCGACGACGGTTCCCCGCTGGGCACATTGCGCGAGTGGGGCGCCACCGATCTGGTCGCCGCGGTGATGCCTGTCCGTGACGAGGCGGTGCGGGTCGCGGCGCTCGGGACCGCCGCCGACTACTACCTGGCTCGTGGCGTCACCTGGGTGCAGGATGCCTGGGTCGAACCCGCCGACGTGGACACCTACCTCGCGGCGGCCATCCAGGGCGCGCTGCGGATGCGGTTCAACCTCGCCTTCTACGCCGATCCGCGGTATTTCGATTCGCAGGTAACGCATTACGCCGACGCCATGGCCCGCGTCCGGGCTGCCGGCTCGCCGCTGCTGACGGCACAGACCGTGAAGTTCTTCGCCGATGGGGTCGTGGAGAACGAGACGGGGGCGTTGCTTGAGCCGTATTGTTCTGGCCTGCATAACCACGGCATGCAGTTGTGGGAGGGCGATTCTCTGGCGGAGGCTGCCCGCCGGGTCGATGATCTGGGCCTGCAGATCCATATCCATGCGATCGGTGACGCCGCTGTTCGGCAGGCCCTCGACGCCGTCGAATACGTTGTGCGGCACAATGGCCCGCGCGACCGCCGGCCGGTCATCGCGCACGCACAGTTGGTGGACGACGCCGACATCGGCCGGTTCGCGGAGCTGGGCGTCATCCCGAACATGCAGCCGCTGTGGGCGCAGATGGATGCGCTGATGACGGTGCTGACCATCCCTCGGCTCGGTCAGAAGCGCTCAGATCAGCAGTACCGCATGCGCACGCTGGAAAACTCCGGTGCCGCACTGGCATTCGGCTCGGACTGGCCGGTGTCATCCGGTGCCCCACTGGACGGCATCGCCATCGCGGTGTCCCGGCGCACCGCGGCAGGAGAGCCCGCGGGGGGCTGGACGCCCGAAGAGATCCTGCCGCTGGAACCGGCGCTGGCCTCGTACACCGCAGCGGTGGCGTATCAGGCCTTCGCGGAGGAAGATTGGGGCCGGATCGCACCCGGCGCCAGTGCTGATCTGGTGTGGCTGGAGCGTGATCCACGGACGGTGTCGCCGCTGGATCTTCCGGCAGTGGGGGTACGCGCCACCTATCTACAAGGCCGGCCGGTCTATTCGGCCGCGAAGTGA